CTATCTCGTCGATTCGGGCGGCCAATATGCCGACGGAACGACCGACATCACGCGGACGATCGCGATCGGGGCACCCACCGCCGAGATGCGTCGCCGCTTCACACAGGTGCTCAAAGGTCATATCGCACTTGCCACCGCGCGCTTCCCCAAGGGGACGCGCGGCAGCCAGCTCGATATTCTGGCGCGCCAATATCTGTGGGCCGACGGGGTCGACTATGCGCATGGCACTGGGCACGGTGTCGGATCCTATCTTGCGGTCCACGAAGGGCCGCAACGCATCGCCAAACCCGCCGGCGGGCAGGCGGGGACCGAAGAAGCGCTGCACGCCGGCATGATCCTCTCGAACGAGCCCGGCTATTACAAGGCAGGCCATTTCGGCATCCGCATCGAAAATCTCGTCGTCGTCACGCCGCAAAGCATCGCGGGCGCCGAGGAGGACATGCTGGGGTTCGAGACGATCACCTTTGCCCCGATCGCGCAAAATCTGGTCGATGTCGCGATGCTCTCACCCGCCGAAGCCGACTGGCTCGACGCGTATCACGCCGCGGTATTGGAAAAGGTCGGCGCGGGGATGGAAGGCGAGGAGCGGGCATGGCTCGAAGCAGCTTGCGCGCCGCTCGACCGCATCAGCGCCGCGCTCGCGGCCTGAGGCCGAGCATGACCGATAGCCGCAGCGACGTGCCGCTGGCCGATTTTCGCGTACAGGAGCGCGTGCGCGTACGCTTCAACGAGATCGACGGGCAGAATATCGTCTTCAACGCCAATTATCTGGTCTACGCCGACATCGGGGTGACCGAATATTTCCGCGCGCTTGGCGAGGGACAGCCCGGACCATATTTTCACCAATATGGTACAGACATCCGCGAAACGCATTGTGAGATCGAGTATCACGCGCCTGCGCGGCTTGACGAACTAATCACGATCGCAGCCCGAATCAGCCGTTTCGGCCGTACGAACTTCACGGTTCATTGTAGCGTTTTTCGCGGAAACGAGCGGCTGACCGATATCGAAATCAGCTATGCGCATCTTGATACCGATAGCGGAAAACCGACGCCGCTGCCGGGCAGCTTTATCGCCGAAGTACGACGATTCGAAACGCGGATGCCGACGCAAGACTGAGGCGGATGTTCCGAATCGACCCTCTCAATCAAAAAGGTCGAAAAAAAAGGGCCACCCGAGGGTGGCCCGTGAAAGTTTTGGGAGAGGATGCCTAAAAGGCAAGTGTGATATTGCACTGCACAATGAATGTTGCAACTGCGAAAAGCACATCTGCTATTGCATTTTTTGCAATCGAGAACGCTCACATTCGTCATTCGGCGCAATCGCTCCCATTCGCACGCCCTCTCGCAAATCGCCGCGACATCGCCTAAATTGCGCGCATGGGAATGTTCAACAAAATGGATGTCAGCGGCGGCCTGTCCGATTTCTGGGCCTATGTTCGCGAACCCCGCCCGCATCGCTGGGCGATCTGGGGCGTCGCGCTGGCGCTGACCTGGCTGATTTTCACCGGCGTCGAGAAATATCTGATCCCTTATGAAAAGCCCAAGGAACAGATCATCTATTTCGAGAACTGGACCGCGAACCGCAGCGCGGCGGATATTCGCGCCGACTGGGTAGCGCGTGCCAAGGAAACAACGCTGCATAACGCGCAGAAGCGCGCCGAGTATCAGCGCTTCGCCGACAGCCTGGGTATCGAATATGATTCGACCGAGGCCGACAAGGTGACGCGCGAGACGCTGGGCGAAGAGGCGGCCGCGGCGGCAAAGAAGAAGCGCGAACCAGTGCAGGTCCGCTCGACGCTGGCCGAGCGCGCAGCGCGCGGGGCGCAGCCCAACCAAACCGCCGACTGAGCGCATGCAGCGGGGGCCTGCCGATGCCGACTGGATGGCCAATGCTATCGCGCTGTCGCAGCGCGGTCGGCCAGTCTCGGCACCCAATCCCAACGTCGGCTGCCTCATCGTCAAGCAGGGAAAGATCGTCGCGCGCGGCTGGACGCAGCGGGGCGGACGTCCGCATGCAGAAGCGATTGCGCTCGCGGCAGCGGGCGAAGCAGCGCGCGGGGCGACCGCCTATGTCACGCTGGAACCCTGTGCGCATGAAAGCCCGCGCGGCCCGGCGTGCAGCGATTCGCTGATTGCCGCCGGCATCGCGCGCGTCGTGATCGCGGCGCAGGACCCCGACCCACGCACCGACGGCAAAGGCATCGCGCGGCTGCAGGCGGCCGGGATCGAAGTCGTTTTCAACCTCCTTCCGGGCGCAGCGCGGAGTGCGATGGCACCCTGGTGGACGCGCCGCGCGGAAGCGCGGCCGTTCGTGACGTTGAAGCTCGCGACCTCGCTCGACGGCTGCATTGCCCGCGCCGATGGGTCGAGCCGCTGGATCACCGGCGAGCGCGCCCGCGCGCACGGGCATCTCGAACGCGCACAACATCAGGCGATCCTGGTCGGACGCGGCACGTTCGAAGCCGACGCGCCAAAGCTCGACGTGCGCCTGCCGGGGCTGGAGGATCGCAGCCCGAAGAAACTGCTGCTGACGTCGGGAGCCGCGCCCGACGGCTGGACCGCGATCGCCTCACCCGAAGCCATCGAGGGCGTCGATTCGATCCTGGTCGAGGGCGGCGCCGGAGCAGCATCCGCCTTCCTCACCGCCGACCGCGTCGACCGGCTTCTGCTCTATCGCGCGCCGATCCTGATCGGCGGCGGCAAGGCCGCGCTCGGCGACATCGGCCTCACCGATCTGGCCGATGCACATGGCCGCTGGCGCCTTTCCGACAGTCGCCTGCTTGGCAGCGACCGGCTCGACGTCTACGAGCGCGTCAGAGAAGGATAACGCACGCATGTTCACCGGCATCATCACCGACATCGGCACCATTCGCAGCCGCGAGGATCGCGGCGATACGCGGCTCGTCATCGACACCGCCTATGATGTCGGCAGCATCGACATTGGCGCTTCGATCGCCTGTTCGGGCGCGTGCCTGACCGTCGTCGAAAAGGGTGTCGATGCGGGCAGCAACGGCCCTGGCGGTTGGTTCGCGATCGACGCGAGCGGCGAAACGCTCGCGCGTACCGCTCCCGGCATGTGGGACAAGGGACGCCGCCTGAACCTCGAACGCGCGCTGAAGATCGGCGACGAGCTTGGCGGGCACATCGTCACGGGGCATGTCGACGACATCGGGCGCATCGTGTCGGTCGAACCCGTCGGCGACAGCATCACGGTCACCGTCGCCGCGCCCGCGACGCTTGCGCCACATATCGCGCCGAAGGGCTCGATCACCGTCGACGGCGTCTCGCTGACGGTCAACGAAGTGACCGACCAGCCGAATGGCGAGGCGCATTTCACGCTCAACATCATCCCGCACACGCAGGAAATGACGACGCTCGACGAGGCCGCGGCAGGCCGCCCGGTCAATCTCGAGATCGATATCCTCGCGCGCTACCTCGCGCGAATGCAGGCACGCGGCGCCTAAGCTCTAGCGCCTAAGCTCTACTGGCCTTTGATCCAGCCGGCAGCCAGTTCGGGGTCGGCCGCAATCATTGAGCGTCGCATCGCGAGCCGCCCGATCCGCAGCAACTCGGCCTTGCGCCGCGCGGGCGCGAGGTTGCAGTTCGCGGCTTCGCGCACCACCGCCGCGCCATAACGGTCGGCGACGATCAGGCCGGAGGTTTCGGGGCGATAGCCCTCGGTCTCGAGGATCGCGGGGTCGAGCCCGGAAGCGAGCGCCCAATAAAAACGGTCGCACCAGTCGCAATAGTCGGGCCATTTGCCGTCGCCGTGCAGATCGGCACGGCTGACCTTGATCTCCACGATCGTGATATTGCCCTTGGCGTCGATCGCGGTGAGGTCGGTGCGCCGCCCGTTGGGCAAGGACACCTCGGGAATCGCGACCAGTCCTTGCTGCGCGAACAGCCGGCATACCCCGCGCGCGACATCCGCGGCGGTGATCATATCCGTCATCGCCTAAAACCCGTCCTCAGAACGGAACGTCGTCGTCCAGATCGTCGTCGAACGGCGGGCGTCCGCCGCCCGAACTGCCGCCGCCGCCCTGATTCCAGCCGCCGCCCGAGCTGCCGCCCGAACCGCCACCCTGATCCCAGCCGCCCGACGCGCCGCCACCCGACGAACCGCCGCCCTGCGCCCAACTGTCACCACCGCGCGAGCCGCCACCGCCGCCGCCCGGCGCACCGTCGAGCATGGTCAGCGTGCCGCCCATGCCAGCGATCACGATCTCGGTCGTATATTTGTCGTTGCCGTCGCGGTCCTGCCATTTGCGGGTGCGCAGCGAACCTTCGATATAAACCTTCGAGCCCTTTTTCAGGAAGCGCTCGACGACGCCGATCAGCCCTTCGCCGTTGATCACGACCTGATGCCACTCGGTGCGCTCCTTGCGCTCACCGGTCATCCGGTCCTTCCACTGTTCGGACGTCGCGATGCGGAGATTCGCGACCTTGCCACCGTTCTGGAACGACTTGATTTCGGGATCGGCGCCGAGGTTGCCGATCAAAATTACCTTGTTGACGCTGCCAGCCATTGCCGCTCCGCTCCGCTATAAAATGTGGAGGATCAGCCTAGTCCAAAGGCGACGGCTGTCCAGTAAGTGATTCCGGCAGCGGCATAGGCGAGCAGGAACAAATAGCCAACCATGAACATGGGCCATTTCCATCCATTGGTCTCTCGCCGTGTGATCGCGATGGTCGAAATACACTGCGGCGCAAAGACGAACCAGGCGAGGAAAGCGAGCGCCGTCGCGAGGCTCCATTTGCCCTGCAGTCGTTCGCCGAGCGACTGTGCCATCGCATCTTCATCACCGTCGGCGTCGATCGCGTTCGCGGTCGCCATAGCCGACACCGCAACTTCGCGCGCCGCCATCGCGGGGATCAACGCGAGAGCGATGTCGTGGTTGAAACCGATCGGCGCGACGACGACCTCCAGCCCGCTCGCGATCCGGCCGGCGACGCTATATTCGACCTGGCTTTCGCCTTCGGGCGCTTGGGGGAAGGTAAGAAGCAGCCACAGGACGACCGTCGTCATCGCGATAATCGTGCCCGCACGGCGAAGAAAAATCCACGCGCGCTGCCACAGGCCAAGCGCGATGTCGCGCCACTGCGGCATCTGATATCGCGGCATTTCCATCATGAAGCCCGCGTTGGTGCCCTTTGCAACGGTACGGCGCAGCGCCCAGGCGACGACAAGTGCGCCGACGATACCCGCGAGATAGAGGCCGAAGAGCACGACCCCCTGCAGCCCGATACCGGTGCCGCCGACCCCGCGGTTGGGGATGAAGGCAGCGATGATCAGAGCATAGACTGGCAGACGCGCCGAGCAGGTCATCAGCGGCGCGATGAGGATCGTCGTCAATCGGTCCTTTTCATCGGGAATCGCGCGTGTCGCCATGATGCCGGGAACCGCGCAGGCAAAGCTTGACAGCAGCGGGATGAAACCGCGCCCCGACAAGCCGACGCGGCCCATCAGCCCGTCCATCAGAAAGGCGGCGCGCGTCATATAGCCCGATGCTTCGAGCAACAGGATGAAGAGGAAGAGAATCAGGATCTGCGGGAGGAAAACGACGACCGCACCGACACCCGCGAGCAGCCCCTCGACCACCAGATCGCGCAGGAAGTTCTGCGGTATATTGTCGACCACCCAACCCTGCAGCACGCCGACCAGCCCTTCGAGCGCATCGGCAGGCGGGCCGGCCCAGGCATAGACCGCCTGGAACATGACGAACATCAGCGCGAGCAGGATGATCATGCCCGCGACGGGGTGCAGTACGACATTGTCGACACGCTGCGTCCAGCGGCGCACAGGCGTTTCGGTGAGGATCGCGGCGCGCGCGATCGTCCGCGCGCGCTGGTGCAGCGATGCATCATTCGCTTGGGCGGGCGCGGCGGCGGCATGCGGTTGATGCGACTGGAGCGCGCCGTCGACCGCCGCGAGAAGATCGGTCAAACCGCGCTTGCGCACCGCAACCGTCGGCACGACAGGCACGCCCAATTCTTTCGACAGCCGCTGGGCATCGAGCGTCAGCCCGTCACGCTCGGCAAGGTCGAGCATGTTGAGCGCAACGACGGTCGGCAGGCCAAGTTCGAGCAGTTCGAGCGCGAAGCAAAGATGATTGTCGAGGTTTGCGGCGTCGAGCACGACGATCAGCGCGTCGGGGCGCTTTTCGCCATCCTGTTTACCGAGCACGACGTCGCGCGTCACCGCCTCGTCGAGGCTCGCAGGCGTCAGGCTGTAGGTGCCGGGCAGGTCGATGAGCGATATCGGGCGGCCGTCGGCAAAGCTTGCATGCCCCGCCTTTCGCTCGACGGTGACGCCGGGGTAATTGGCGATCTTTTGCCGCGCGCCGGTCAGCGCGTTGAACAGGCTCGATTTGCCGGCATTGGGATTGCCGACTAGGGCGATCGAAGGGATTGCGCCGGTCACGCCGCAGGCTCCACCATGATCGCGGCAGCCTGCTTGCCGCGGATGATCACTTTCATGCGACCGACGGTGAGCGCCAGCGGATCGCGCGAAAAGATGCTGCCGCGGTGAAGCGGAGTGACTTCGCACCCCTCCATCAAACCGAATTCGCGCAGGCGCCGTCCTTCATCCTCCGACATTGCAGTCCAGTCGATACGGGCAATCCGGACCGCGACGCCCAGCGGCGCACGATCGAGCATATTTTCGAAAGCAGTCATTTGCGAGCGATTATCAATATCGCTCGTACGACGCCAGTCCTTTATCGAAACCGGTCAGCGCCCCGGATAGCGCAGCCGCCCGACGAAGCGTGCGAAGCTTGGCCGTTCGATGCTGCGCGATGCGCGGCGATGCTTCCAGCTTTCGAAACGCATCACCTGGTCGATGCGGCGGGCGAGGAAGGCGCGCGTGTCGGCAAAGTCGTCGCTCTCGTCGTTCAGGAACACCGCCATCGTCGAGCCATAGACGGTGCCAAGGATCGCGCGCTTGCTGTAGTGATTATAGTCGGTCGCGGTGTCGCCCGCGAGCCGCCACATATGGTCGGCGGCGCGCCAGCCGAGCTTTGCGGCGTGCGGCGCGTTGGTGGGCAAAGCAAGCAAAGATAGTGCACGGCGCAGCGATTCGCGATTCGGCGCGAGCAGCCCGATGCGCGTTTCGACCAACGTCGTGATACGATCGCGGATCTTCAGCGTCGCGAGTTTCTCGGCGGGCCAGCGGGCCTCCATTGCCGCGTCGATATCGGCGAACCACGCGTCGACCATGTCGCGCCCGCCGCCCGGAAAGGCGAGGCGTGCGACGTCGGCGTCGATACCCACCCGCGCCGCCGCGTCGACGAGGACGGCGTCGCCGAAGCCGTCGAACGCCGCCGACGCCGCGATCAGCGGCGCGAGCGCAGCGCGAATCTCGTCGAGGGTCGGGTCGGCGGGAAGGATCGAAGCCATGACCGTCAGATAGGCGCCGCGCGGCGGCTCGGCAACCGTATCAAGACAAGCGCAGCGCCGACGAGCATGCCGCCGAAAATATCGACCGGCCCCAGCAGTTCGTCGAACATCAGCCAGCCGGCGAGCGCGGCGATCGCGGGCTGGATCAGCAGGGTCAGCCCCAGCACCAGGGGAGAGAAGCGGGGCAACGACCAGATCATCAGCCCCTGACCGACAACCTGGCTGGTGAGCGCAAGCAGGATCAGCGGGGTCCAGTCGCGCGGCACGATCGTCTCACCCAGCGCGAGGGCGGTGCCGAGCAGCACGGGAACGCAGACGATCGAGGCGATACAAAGCGCCGTCCATGGCGCGAGCGTGTCGCGCACGCGCTGCATCAGGATCACGTAGCAGGTATAAAGTATGCCCGCGAGCAGGCTCAACAGGTCGCCGAGCAGATAATTGGACGACATTTCATAGCTTTGGCCCATGAGCAGCGCCGACCCCGCGAAGGCGAGGAGCACGGCGAGCGCCTGCCAGCCGTGCGGCAGCGTGCGCGTCAGAAACACGCCCCACAGGACGAGCAGCAGGCTGGCGCAATTGCCGAACAAGGTCGCGTTGGCGATCTTGGTATGGAGGATGCCGATGTGCCAGGTCCCAAGATCGAGCGCGAAGAAGATTCCGGCGATCGCGGCAATCCACATCGCCCGGCGCGGGGGCGCCCGCCCGCCGCTTTCGCGCCATGCGAAGAGCAGGATCAGCGGGAGCGCGATTGTCATGCGCCAGAAAGCCGACGCGGTGGGGCCGGTGTCGGCAAGGCGAACGAGCATCGCGCCGAGCGACAACGCGACATTGCCGCCGATCAGCGCCGCGAACGCCCAGCGGTTCGCCCCCGTCTCGCCCGCCGGCGCCGCACCGATACTGTCCATCTTCGCTGTCATTTAGATTTTCTTTTGCTACGTACCATTGTGCCGGCACCGCTGCGTCCATAGCTTCGCGGGCCATAGCGGCGGCCGAAGGGGTCGTCGCGAAGAAAGTGCGACGTGGAGGAAACATGGCCGTATCACTATTCGATCCGATTAAACTGGGGGCGATCGACGCCCCGAACCGCATCATCATGGCGCCGCTGACGCGCGGTCGTGCCGGACCTGGCTTCGTACCGAACGAGCTGGCGCTCGAATATTATCGCCAGCGCGCATCGGCCGGGCTGATCATTTCCGAAGCCACCGGCATCTCGCAGGAAGGCCTTGGCTGGCCGAGCGCGCCGGGGTTGTGGACCGACGCGCAGGTCGAAGGCTGGAAGCCGGTGACCGATGCCGTGCATGAAGCCGGCGGGCGCATCGTTGCGCAGCTCTGGCACAT
This sequence is a window from Sphingopyxis sp. USTB-05. Protein-coding genes within it:
- a CDS encoding thioesterase family protein codes for the protein MTDSRSDVPLADFRVQERVRVRFNEIDGQNIVFNANYLVYADIGVTEYFRALGEGQPGPYFHQYGTDIRETHCEIEYHAPARLDELITIAARISRFGRTNFTVHCSVFRGNERLTDIEISYAHLDTDSGKPTPLPGSFIAEVRRFETRMPTQD
- the ribD gene encoding bifunctional diaminohydroxyphosphoribosylaminopyrimidine deaminase/5-amino-6-(5-phosphoribosylamino)uracil reductase RibD, which produces MANAIALSQRGRPVSAPNPNVGCLIVKQGKIVARGWTQRGGRPHAEAIALAAAGEAARGATAYVTLEPCAHESPRGPACSDSLIAAGIARVVIAAQDPDPRTDGKGIARLQAAGIEVVFNLLPGAARSAMAPWWTRRAEARPFVTLKLATSLDGCIARADGSSRWITGERARAHGHLERAQHQAILVGRGTFEADAPKLDVRLPGLEDRSPKKLLLTSGAAPDGWTAIASPEAIEGVDSILVEGGAGAASAFLTADRVDRLLLYRAPILIGGGKAALGDIGLTDLADAHGRWRLSDSRLLGSDRLDVYERVREG
- a CDS encoding riboflavin synthase; this encodes MFTGIITDIGTIRSREDRGDTRLVIDTAYDVGSIDIGASIACSGACLTVVEKGVDAGSNGPGGWFAIDASGETLARTAPGMWDKGRRLNLERALKIGDELGGHIVTGHVDDIGRIVSVEPVGDSITVTVAAPATLAPHIAPKGSITVDGVSLTVNEVTDQPNGEAHFTLNIIPHTQEMTTLDEAAAGRPVNLEIDILARYLARMQARGA
- a CDS encoding MmcB family DNA repair protein — translated: MITAADVARGVCRLFAQQGLVAIPEVSLPNGRRTDLTAIDAKGNITIVEIKVSRADLHGDGKWPDYCDWCDRFYWALASGLDPAILETEGYRPETSGLIVADRYGAAVVREAANCNLAPARRKAELLRIGRLAMRRSMIAADPELAAGWIKGQ
- the ssb gene encoding single-stranded DNA-binding protein, with the translated sequence MAGSVNKVILIGNLGADPEIKSFQNGGKVANLRIATSEQWKDRMTGERKERTEWHQVVINGEGLIGVVERFLKKGSKVYIEGSLRTRKWQDRDGNDKYTTEIVIAGMGGTLTMLDGAPGGGGGGSRGGDSWAQGGGSSGGGASGGWDQGGGSGGSSGGGWNQGGGGSSGGGRPPFDDDLDDDVPF
- a CDS encoding ferrous iron transporter B, producing MTGAIPSIALVGNPNAGKSSLFNALTGARQKIANYPGVTVERKAGHASFADGRPISLIDLPGTYSLTPASLDEAVTRDVVLGKQDGEKRPDALIVVLDAANLDNHLCFALELLELGLPTVVALNMLDLAERDGLTLDAQRLSKELGVPVVPTVAVRKRGLTDLLAAVDGALQSHQPHAAAAPAQANDASLHQRARTIARAAILTETPVRRWTQRVDNVVLHPVAGMIILLALMFVMFQAVYAWAGPPADALEGLVGVLQGWVVDNIPQNFLRDLVVEGLLAGVGAVVVFLPQILILFLFILLLEASGYMTRAAFLMDGLMGRVGLSGRGFIPLLSSFACAVPGIMATRAIPDEKDRLTTILIAPLMTCSARLPVYALIIAAFIPNRGVGGTGIGLQGVVLFGLYLAGIVGALVVAWALRRTVAKGTNAGFMMEMPRYQMPQWRDIALGLWQRAWIFLRRAGTIIAMTTVVLWLLLTFPQAPEGESQVEYSVAGRIASGLEVVVAPIGFNHDIALALIPAMAAREVAVSAMATANAIDADGDEDAMAQSLGERLQGKWSLATALAFLAWFVFAPQCISTIAITRRETNGWKWPMFMVGYLFLLAYAAAGITYWTAVAFGLG
- a CDS encoding FeoA family protein; amino-acid sequence: MTAFENMLDRAPLGVAVRIARIDWTAMSEDEGRRLREFGLMEGCEVTPLHRGSIFSRDPLALTVGRMKVIIRGKQAAAIMVEPAA
- a CDS encoding COQ9 family protein translates to MASILPADPTLDEIRAALAPLIAASAAFDGFGDAVLVDAAARVGIDADVARLAFPGGGRDMVDAWFADIDAAMEARWPAEKLATLKIRDRITTLVETRIGLLAPNRESLRRALSLLALPTNAPHAAKLGWRAADHMWRLAGDTATDYNHYSKRAILGTVYGSTMAVFLNDESDDFADTRAFLARRIDQVMRFESWKHRRASRSIERPSFARFVGRLRYPGR
- a CDS encoding DMT family transporter, whose protein sequence is MTAKMDSIGAAPAGETGANRWAFAALIGGNVALSLGAMLVRLADTGPTASAFWRMTIALPLILLFAWRESGGRAPPRRAMWIAAIAGIFFALDLGTWHIGILHTKIANATLFGNCASLLLVLWGVFLTRTLPHGWQALAVLLAFAGSALLMGQSYEMSSNYLLGDLLSLLAGILYTCYVILMQRVRDTLAPWTALCIASIVCVPVLLGTALALGETIVPRDWTPLILLALTSQVVGQGLMIWSLPRFSPLVLGLTLLIQPAIAALAGWLMFDELLGPVDIFGGMLVGAALVLIRLPSRRAAPI